From the genome of Pseudomonas mohnii:
CGGCGCGACCGGCGAAGGTGACAGGCGATGGCGGTTGACCCCGGCCTGAACAGAGCTGAATGAAAGCTGAACAGTTCTCAAATGGTCCGAAAGTTTCTGTCTGTCACCTGAAGCCAACCATTAATTGGCTTCTTTTTCACAAAAAATTGATGGTCGACGGCCTACAGTTCAGGCCGTCGCGGCAAACGGAACATTTTCTCATTTGCCGAGGCCTTTCTTTTCAGGAACAGCCGACCCCCCCATGTTGAAGATAAAAGCCGTGCGCCCTGAGTGGGTGACATTGATAGCCAGTGCCTTTTTGTTGGTCGCCTTCAATTTTGTTTTGTGGCAGCACCTGTTCGACATTACCGCGGCTGACGGCAAGGGCATCGTCATGCGAGTTGCCTTCGGGGCGATGATTCTCGCGGCCTTCAATATTATCCTGACCTTGCTGGCTTTCCGCCCTGTCCTTAAGCCGATTCTGACCCTGCTGTTCATGGTCAGTGCAGGCGTCGCTTATTTCATGAGTCAGTATGGTGTCTTGATTGACGCCGGCATGTTCCGCAATTTCGCTGAGACGAATGCCACGGAAGTGCGTGACTTACTGTCGATAAAGTTACTGGTTTATATAGTGCTGCTGGGTGTTTTGCCGTCGGTCCTTTTGTGGAAAACCCCCATCAGCTACCGCCGCTGGCACCGCGAACTGCTCAGTAAGGTGTTGGTGAGTGTGGCGTCAGTCGCGGTTATCGGTGGTGTTGCGCTGGTCAACTATCAAGGCCTGTCGTCGTTGTTTCGCAATCACCATGAGTTGCGCCTGATGGTGGTGCCGAGCAACTACATCGGTGCTTCGTTCGGTTACTTGCGTGAGCAGGTCGTGTCCGCCCATCAACCCTTTGTCAAAATCGGTGAAGATGCCCAGCGAAATCCGGCCTGGCAAACCCACAGCCGTAAATCCCTGACTGTTCTGGTGGTGGGCGAAAGTGCCCGGGCGGAGAACTTCGGCATTCTTGGGTACAACCGCGACACGACCCCCAAGCTTGATAAAGAAGCGGGTCTGATTGCATTTACCAATGTGCATTCCTGCGGGACTGAAACCGCAGTCTCGGTGCCGTGCATGTTCTCGAACATGGGGCGCAATGATTACAAAGCCAGCAAGGCGAAGAATGAAGAGGGCCTGCTGGACGTACTCAAGCATGCGGGGCTGGATGTGATCTGGCGCGACAACCAATCCGGTTGTAAAGGTACTTGCGATCGGGTCACGCT
Proteins encoded in this window:
- a CDS encoding phosphoethanolamine transferase; amino-acid sequence: MLKIKAVRPEWVTLIASAFLLVAFNFVLWQHLFDITAADGKGIVMRVAFGAMILAAFNIILTLLAFRPVLKPILTLLFMVSAGVAYFMSQYGVLIDAGMFRNFAETNATEVRDLLSIKLLVYIVLLGVLPSVLLWKTPISYRRWHRELLSKVLVSVASVAVIGGVALVNYQGLSSLFRNHHELRLMVVPSNYIGASFGYLREQVVSAHQPFVKIGEDAQRNPAWQTHSRKSLTVLVVGESARAENFGILGYNRDTTPKLDKEAGLIAFTNVHSCGTETAVSVPCMFSNMGRNDYKASKAKNEEGLLDVLKHAGLDVIWRDNQSGCKGTCDRVTLDDVSNLKDPVLCANSECRDEILLQGLQHFIDTLSKDTVLVLHQMGSHGPEYYKRYPKEFERFTPVCESNALNNCSRESIVNGYDNTLVYTDHVLSTLIDLLRSNQQKVDTAMLYLSDHGESLGEYNLFLHGTPYMLAPEQQKHVAMLAWFSDSYQKSFSVDTHCLQQGREKPLSQDNLFHSMLGLLQVNSKTYDQGLDMFAGCRGAVKDGVLAKE